From the genome of Chania multitudinisentens RB-25, one region includes:
- a CDS encoding MurR/RpiR family transcriptional regulator: MNTLEKIQNHLELLSKSERKVAEVILASPQTAIHSSIATLAKMADVSEPTVNRFCRRLDTKGFPDFKLHLAQSLANGTPYVNRNVEEDDSVDAYTSKIFESVMASLDTVKANLDITAINRAVDLLTQAKKISFFGLGASAAVAHDAMNKFFRFNIPVVYFDDIVMQRMSCMNSGEGDVVVLISHTGRTKNLVEMAHLARENDATVIAITSRDTPLAKEATLALLLDVPEDTDVYMPMVSRIAQLTLIDVLATGFTLRRGAKFRDNLKRVKEALKESRFDKGAFISNSFDS; encoded by the coding sequence ATGAATACGCTGGAAAAAATCCAGAACCATCTGGAGCTCCTGAGCAAATCTGAAAGAAAAGTCGCCGAGGTGATCCTCGCCTCCCCACAAACCGCCATTCACTCAAGCATCGCCACACTGGCTAAAATGGCCGATGTCAGTGAACCCACCGTCAACCGTTTCTGTCGCCGCCTGGATACCAAAGGGTTCCCCGATTTTAAACTGCACTTGGCGCAAAGCCTGGCTAATGGCACACCTTACGTAAACCGTAACGTGGAAGAAGATGACAGCGTTGATGCCTACACCAGCAAAATCTTTGAATCCGTGATGGCCAGCCTGGATACAGTAAAGGCAAACCTCGATATTACCGCAATCAATCGTGCGGTTGATCTGCTGACCCAGGCAAAAAAAATCTCTTTCTTCGGTTTAGGCGCTTCCGCCGCCGTTGCGCACGACGCCATGAACAAGTTTTTCCGTTTCAATATTCCGGTAGTGTACTTCGACGATATCGTGATGCAGCGCATGAGCTGCATGAATTCAGGGGAAGGTGACGTTGTGGTGTTGATCTCACACACCGGGCGAACCAAGAACCTGGTGGAAATGGCTCATCTGGCGCGTGAAAACGACGCAACCGTCATCGCCATCACCTCACGTGATACTCCGTTGGCCAAAGAAGCGACCCTCGCTTTGTTGCTTGATGTACCGGAAGATACCGATGTTTATATGCCAATGGTGTCACGAATTGCCCAGTTAACGCTCATCGACGTTTTGGCAACCGGATTTACCTTGCGCAGAGGCGCTAAATTCAGAGATAACTTGAAGCGGGTCAAGGAAGCGTTGAAAGAATCGCGCTTTGATAAGGGCGCGTTCATTTCTAATAGTTTTGATTCGTAA